A genomic region of Homalodisca vitripennis isolate AUS2020 chromosome 5, UT_GWSS_2.1, whole genome shotgun sequence contains the following coding sequences:
- the LOC124363915 gene encoding uncharacterized protein LOC124363915 — protein MGIQSNTSSCQRKALIEKVRKVLKEMDNAKVENRCCCTSPDSPPEGKRIVSTACLDGTKGLEKIVPAKKDKYVWVPPQIDNRPALDPSMSCYAATVANQFYDQWKGCKLDCVPSKTGREEHTHWWNEPQGRQGGTGSSGQQPDYCEDPDFEPPTPLGHQAWSLEPGGTCRYPQYCRAHCFDHNPDRDWARP, from the exons atgggGATTCAGTCGAACACCAGTTCTTGCCAGAGGAAAGCACTTATAGAGAAAGTTCGGAAAGTTTTGAAAGAAATGGATAATGC GAAAGTGGAGAACCGCTGTTGCTGCACGAGCCCCGATAGTCCACCCGAGGGTAAAAGAATAGTCTCCACAGCATGTCTCGACGGCACTAAAGGACTTGAGAAGATCGTCCCTGCTAAGAAAGATAAATACGTCTGGGTACCGCCACAGATAGACAATCGTCCGGCCTTGGACCCTAGT ATGTCCTGCTACGCGGCTACGGTGGCCAACCAGTTCTACGACCAATGGAAGGGCTGCAAGCTCGACTGTGTCCCTAGCAAGACTGGACGCGAGGAACACACCCACTGGTGGAACGAACCCCAGGGCCGCCAAGGAGGAACGGGATCGTCTGGGCAACAGCCCGACTACTGCGAGGATCCTGACTTCGAACCTCCCACACCTCTCGGTCACCAGGCGTGGAGCCTGGAGCCGGGTGGTACTTGCAG GTACCCTCAATACTGTAGGGCCCATTGCTTCGACCACAACCCGGATCGAGATTGGGCTCGACCTTGA